One segment of Fructilactobacillus hinvesii DNA contains the following:
- a CDS encoding DUF2507 domain-containing protein: MSKQNQSDFNKYQELNSDLADWSTYLLRDELLPDLLSDDLSDILYWAGKNLAIKFPVATADVPAFFAANRWGTLTKQKEAGTKLVWQLSGTPVTQRLKMNKECDFMLETGFLAQTQEQNSGSISEAESKKKLTGPIEITVVTDPNQPAPEQAPNPTVVLPQANPE; the protein is encoded by the coding sequence ATGAGCAAACAGAACCAAAGCGATTTTAATAAGTATCAAGAACTGAATTCCGATTTAGCTGATTGGAGTACCTATCTTCTCCGTGACGAACTTCTTCCGGATCTTTTAAGTGATGACTTAAGTGATATTTTGTATTGGGCCGGCAAGAACTTAGCCATTAAATTTCCGGTTGCAACTGCCGACGTTCCTGCTTTTTTTGCTGCAAATCGTTGGGGAACCCTGACCAAACAAAAGGAAGCAGGAACAAAGCTCGTCTGGCAATTAAGTGGGACCCCAGTTACTCAGAGATTAAAAATGAATAAAGAGTGCGATTTCATGCTCGAAACGGGCTTTTTGGCTCAAACTCAGGAACAAAATAGCGGGAGCATTTCTGAAGCGGAATCCAAAAAGAAATTAACTGGTCCCATTGAAATCACGGTGGTCACTGATCCCAATCAACCTGCTCCAGAGCAGGCTCCCAATCCAACGGTGGTTTTACCACAAGCTAATCCAGAATAA
- a CDS encoding DUF948 domain-containing protein — protein MTIGGIAALIAALAFLLLVIFLCVTLVHTVKVLDGVSQNLEKVTDNIDTLSHQADELLTNVNAKLDQVDPVFQAAADLGTTVSDVNNGTRATIENIKNRVQLFTKTSILGIATNQISKHFAKKKDQKAAKVAKDKK, from the coding sequence ATGACAATTGGAGGAATTGCAGCTTTGATTGCTGCGTTAGCATTTTTACTGTTAGTAATCTTTTTATGTGTTACTTTAGTGCATACGGTGAAGGTTTTGGATGGCGTTTCTCAAAACTTGGAAAAAGTAACTGACAACATTGACACCCTTAGTCACCAAGCAGACGAGTTATTAACCAACGTGAATGCCAAGTTAGACCAAGTTGATCCGGTATTTCAAGCAGCTGCTGACCTAGGAACAACTGTTTCAGACGTTAACAATGGGACTCGAGCAACAATTGAAAATATTAAAAATCGGGTGCAATTATTTACTAAAACTTCCATTTTAGGAATTGCAACGAACCAAATTTCAAAACATTTCGCTAAGAAGAAGGATCAAAAAGCAGCTAAAGTGGCAAAAGATAAGAAATAA
- a CDS encoding mechanosensitive ion channel family protein, giving the protein MQLITLASQTSANLVQYTNNTVINRYLNNFDWNKIVADLTSKIVTIILLSILFLVIAKVGKSIIYHVFHHRDLKKQQQSTLTNDPGRKRNKTIYSLLENAYNYIVLFFWLYSILSVMGIPVGTLIAGAGIFSLAIGLGAQGFVSDIVSGFFILSERQIEVGEHVKINGIDGFVAAVGLRTTQVRSATGTVNFIPNRNISTISNLSRGNLTSLVDIRITPEAPIKKIESIMQDVNEKKKGSNSDVIGDPLVFGTVYLADGSLAVEACITCKNGTEDDVQAEYLQAYLTALQEAGIDLPLSPQTVQPPQKPTAPASTQVTTPIKTK; this is encoded by the coding sequence ATGCAGTTAATCACATTAGCTAGTCAAACTTCAGCTAATTTAGTCCAATATACTAATAATACCGTCATTAACCGGTACTTAAATAATTTTGATTGGAATAAAATTGTCGCTGATCTGACTTCTAAAATTGTTACGATTATTTTACTTTCGATTCTGTTTCTAGTTATTGCTAAGGTCGGAAAAAGCATTATCTATCATGTTTTCCATCATCGCGATCTCAAAAAGCAACAACAATCCACTCTAACTAATGATCCAGGCCGAAAACGAAACAAAACAATCTATAGTTTATTAGAAAATGCTTATAACTATATCGTGCTATTCTTCTGGCTATACTCAATTCTTTCAGTAATGGGAATTCCGGTTGGAACTCTCATTGCTGGGGCTGGAATTTTTAGTTTAGCCATTGGGCTTGGAGCACAAGGATTCGTCAGCGATATTGTTAGTGGATTTTTCATTCTTTCCGAACGCCAAATCGAAGTCGGCGAACACGTCAAAATTAATGGGATTGATGGATTTGTGGCAGCCGTGGGATTGCGGACCACTCAAGTTAGAAGTGCCACGGGAACCGTCAACTTTATTCCTAATCGCAATATCTCCACGATTTCCAATCTATCTCGTGGTAATTTAACTTCCCTCGTTGACATTCGTATTACTCCAGAGGCTCCTATCAAAAAAATTGAATCAATTATGCAAGACGTTAATGAGAAAAAGAAGGGTTCTAACTCTGATGTAATTGGTGATCCACTTGTGTTTGGAACAGTATACCTGGCAGATGGATCGTTAGCGGTTGAAGCCTGCATCACTTGTAAAAACGGCACTGAAGATGATGTCCAAGCTGAATACCTACAGGCTTACCTCACCGCCCTGCAGGAAGCTGGGATTGATTTACCTCTCTCTCCTCAAACCGTTCAACCACCACAAAAACCAACTGCTCCAGCTAGTACTCAAGTTACAACCCCAATTAAAACTAAATAA
- a CDS encoding YebC/PmpR family DNA-binding transcriptional regulator — MSGHSKWHNIQGRKNAQDAKRGKIFQKISRNLYQAAKAGGVDPDGNPQLRLELEKARAANMPKDNVQRALDKASGVGGAKFEEVTYEGYGPGGTAVMVSTLTDNKNRTAAAVRSAFSHHGGSLGTNGSVSYMFDRKGYIVVLRDQTDDDEDSMLMAALDAGADDMKATADEYQIFTEPSSMTAVRDALQEAGYQLDNSEVRLFPQTTTEVPEDKVAQYTGLIDELSDNDDVQDVYEAAVLPEDVE; from the coding sequence ATGTCAGGACATTCAAAATGGCATAACATTCAGGGCCGTAAAAACGCTCAAGATGCTAAGCGAGGAAAAATTTTCCAAAAGATTTCTAGAAACTTATATCAAGCCGCTAAAGCTGGTGGAGTTGACCCGGATGGGAACCCCCAATTACGGCTAGAATTAGAAAAAGCACGGGCAGCTAATATGCCTAAGGATAACGTTCAACGGGCTTTGGACAAGGCTTCTGGAGTTGGTGGAGCCAAGTTCGAAGAAGTAACCTACGAAGGTTATGGACCTGGTGGAACGGCCGTAATGGTATCCACTTTAACTGATAACAAGAACCGGACTGCTGCTGCAGTTCGATCTGCTTTCTCTCACCACGGCGGTTCATTAGGAACAAACGGTTCAGTTTCTTACATGTTTGATCGAAAGGGCTACATTGTAGTTTTACGGGATCAAACTGATGATGATGAAGATTCGATGTTAATGGCCGCATTAGATGCTGGTGCAGATGACATGAAGGCCACTGCAGATGAATATCAAATTTTTACTGAACCAAGCAGTATGACTGCCGTTCGAGATGCTTTACAAGAAGCTGGATATCAACTGGATAATTCTGAGGTACGTTTGTTCCCACAAACTACGACGGAAGTTCCAGAAGATAAAGTTGCTCAGTACACGGGCTTAATTGACGAATTATCAGATAATGATGACGTTCAAGACGTTTACGAAGCAGCAGTTTTACCAGAAGATGTCGAATAA
- a CDS encoding XTP/dITP diphosphatase yields the protein MTTSKEIVIASNNQNKIREFKEMLEPLGFSIKSIADFDNIPAIDENGKTFEENATIKAQTVANALQVPVLADDSGLVVPAINGEPGIYSARYAGDHDDQANNQKLLKRLQHSDDRNAYFHTSLVIMKPTGEKLHVTGIVSGEILTKPRGNNGFGYDPLFYVPTLQKTLAELTDDEKNQVSHRGRALEKLQQVLNYWW from the coding sequence ATGACGACTAGTAAAGAAATTGTAATTGCATCTAATAATCAAAATAAAATTCGTGAATTTAAAGAAATGCTTGAACCATTAGGTTTTTCGATTAAATCAATTGCTGATTTTGATAATATTCCGGCAATCGATGAGAATGGGAAAACGTTTGAAGAAAATGCTACCATTAAGGCTCAAACGGTGGCCAATGCGCTCCAGGTGCCGGTGCTAGCTGATGATTCTGGACTAGTAGTTCCAGCCATTAACGGGGAACCAGGAATCTATTCAGCGCGGTATGCCGGTGATCATGATGACCAGGCGAATAATCAAAAATTATTAAAACGGTTGCAGCATTCTGATGATCGGAATGCTTATTTCCACACTTCGTTAGTTATTATGAAACCAACGGGAGAAAAATTACACGTGACGGGAATCGTATCTGGAGAAATTTTAACGAAACCCCGGGGTAACAATGGTTTTGGCTATGATCCATTATTTTATGTGCCCACTTTACAAAAAACACTGGCTGAGCTGACCGATGACGAGAAGAATCAAGTTAGCCATCGGGGGCGTGCACTCGAAAAATTACAACAAGTTTTAAATTACTGGTGGTAA
- the murI gene encoding glutamate racemase, which translates to MNTAPLAFMDSGVGGLTILKPAFAQLPQENTLFFGDEAHLPYGEKQPQQVIDYSLQIGRFFAQKQAKMMIIACNTASALALSTLKKALPFPVLGVVEAGSRSALRASSQQKIGVIATRATVNSHAYRSTIQKLAPQAEVVEVACPTFIPLVEQGDYRSERVRQLVAEGLEPLRGSGIDTLVLGCTHFPIIRDLIQNEIGSKVTLVDPGAETVSQAQRILQQQDLLAGPQDPDHTFYTSKDPERFQKVGEQWLNRKVDVQLVTPDQLEHYDD; encoded by the coding sequence ATGAACACAGCACCACTCGCATTTATGGACTCTGGAGTGGGAGGACTAACGATTTTAAAGCCGGCCTTCGCCCAGTTGCCACAGGAAAATACCCTTTTTTTTGGTGATGAAGCTCATCTTCCCTACGGTGAAAAACAACCGCAACAAGTAATTGATTATTCGTTGCAAATTGGACGCTTTTTTGCCCAAAAACAGGCGAAGATGATGATTATTGCTTGTAATACTGCTTCAGCGTTAGCGTTATCAACCTTGAAAAAAGCACTACCGTTTCCCGTATTAGGGGTTGTTGAAGCTGGAAGTCGGTCAGCACTTCGGGCAAGTTCCCAACAAAAAATTGGAGTAATTGCAACCCGGGCCACGGTGAACAGTCATGCCTACCGGAGTACTATTCAAAAGCTCGCGCCACAGGCAGAAGTAGTTGAGGTTGCTTGTCCAACCTTTATTCCATTGGTGGAACAGGGGGATTATCGCAGTGAACGGGTTCGACAGCTAGTCGCAGAAGGGCTAGAACCGTTGCGGGGGAGTGGAATTGATACTCTAGTTTTAGGATGTACTCATTTCCCCATCATCAGAGATCTGATTCAAAACGAAATCGGCTCCAAAGTGACGCTGGTTGATCCAGGAGCAGAAACAGTTTCTCAAGCACAACGGATATTGCAACAACAAGATTTATTAGCAGGACCACAGGATCCGGATCACACTTTTTATACATCCAAAGATCCAGAAAGATTTCAAAAAGTGGGAGAACAATGGCTTAATAGAAAGGTGGACGTGCAGTTGGTCACTCCAGATCAGCTGGAACATTATGACGACTAG
- the ccpA gene encoding catabolite control protein A, whose protein sequence is MKKKQTVTIYDVAREAQVSMATVSRVVNHNHNVKPATEKKVMEVVKRLNYRPNDVARGLASKKTTTVGVIIPNVTNSYFAALARGIDDIAEMYQYNIILTNSDGDEKKEVKALNTLYSKQVDGIIFMGNELSPAVRDEFKEERIPVVLAGSVDPQNDFPNVNIDYQQAVHSQVNELVKTGNQRIAFVAGDLKRAINQAFRLPGYREALQEHNLPFVADLLFEATDYDDGYELCDKLLAQQATAAMVSNDDAAAGIMNGMNDRGVNVPEQFEIATSDNTKITEMTRPTLSTITQPLYDVGAVSMRLLTKLMDNDDVEQKQVLLPFGMKQRGSTKSA, encoded by the coding sequence TTGAAAAAGAAACAAACGGTGACCATTTATGATGTAGCACGTGAGGCGCAAGTCTCTATGGCAACGGTTTCGCGTGTGGTTAACCACAATCATAACGTAAAACCTGCGACGGAAAAAAAGGTGATGGAAGTAGTCAAACGCCTTAATTATCGGCCGAATGATGTTGCGCGAGGGCTGGCTAGTAAAAAAACGACAACGGTTGGAGTAATCATTCCAAACGTTACGAATTCTTACTTTGCAGCACTTGCCCGGGGAATTGATGATATTGCCGAAATGTATCAATATAACATTATTTTGACTAATTCTGATGGTGATGAAAAAAAGGAAGTCAAAGCACTCAACACGTTGTACTCAAAGCAGGTCGATGGAATCATCTTTATGGGTAATGAACTTAGTCCAGCAGTTCGAGATGAATTTAAGGAAGAACGCATCCCAGTTGTTTTAGCCGGATCAGTTGATCCGCAGAATGATTTTCCAAACGTTAACATTGACTACCAGCAAGCTGTGCATAGTCAGGTGAATGAACTTGTGAAGACAGGAAATCAACGAATCGCTTTTGTTGCTGGTGATTTAAAGCGAGCAATTAATCAAGCTTTTCGTCTTCCTGGCTATCGGGAAGCTTTACAAGAACATAATTTACCGTTTGTTGCAGATTTGCTTTTTGAAGCCACTGATTACGATGATGGTTACGAACTGTGTGACAAGTTATTGGCACAACAAGCGACAGCGGCGATGGTTAGTAACGATGATGCTGCGGCTGGTATTATGAACGGAATGAACGATCGGGGGGTCAATGTCCCTGAACAATTTGAGATTGCAACAAGTGATAATACCAAGATCACAGAAATGACACGGCCGACTTTGTCAACAATTACGCAGCCGTTATACGATGTTGGGGCTGTATCAATGCGGTTGTTGACAAAATTAATGGATAATGATGATGTTGAGCAAAAACAAGTTTTACTTCCCTTTGGAATGAAGCAACGCGGTTCAACTAAAAGCGCGTAA